One Salvelinus namaycush isolate Seneca chromosome 4, SaNama_1.0, whole genome shotgun sequence genomic window carries:
- the LOC120045370 gene encoding rho GTPase-activating protein 22-like, which yields MLSPKIRQTRRARSKSMVMGDVSRGPIRPSSPSLQEGALKAGWLKKQRSIMKNWQLRWFVLRSDQLFFYKEEEETKPQVLNVHT from the exons ATGCTGAGTCCCAAGATTAGACAGAccaggagag CCCGGTCCAAGAGCATGGTGATGGGAGATGTGTCCCGGGGCCCAATCCGCCCGTCCTCCCCCAGTCTCCAGGAGGGGGCTCTGAAAGCTGGCTGGCTGAAGAAACAGAGGAGCATCATGAAGAACTGGCAGCTGAGATGGTTTGTCCTACGCTCCGACCAGCTTTTCTTctacaaagaggaggaggagaccaaGCCACAGGTACTGAACGTTCACACCTAA
- the LOC120045448 gene encoding leucine-rich repeat-containing protein 18-like: protein MAKGKKQSKEPKGRKITLKMAKLALKLTVDGKRRLDLSNMEIASFPKCILKLCDVDELDLSRNMLKKIPDSIDKFVNLRSLDLHSNQLDHVPEAIGHLQNLYSLNLCNNLLSSIGLPNEIGLLQKLRSLNLGMNLLESIPSSIAALKELRHLGLFNNRLTRVPECLRNLPHLESVNLKCNPIPSGDDKGIDPIQRVECLYLVRESCLCTSCLKKVKDARQKLDSRLSRAPAHGRSIFAGLITPNSVAQEDQATWR, encoded by the coding sequence ATGGCCAAGGGAAAAAAGCAGTCAAAAGAGCCCAAAGGCCGGAAGATCACCCTGAAGATGGCAAAGCTGGCTCTGAAGCTGACCGTGGACGGCAAACGTCGGCTGGACCTCAGCAACATGGAGATCGCCAGCTTTCCCAAGTGCATCTTGAAGCTGTGTGATGTGGACGAGCTGGACCTGAGCCGCAACATGCTCAAGAAGATCCCTGACTCCATCGACAAGTTCGTCAACCTCCGCTCGCTGGATCTCCACAGCAACCAGCTGGACCACGTTCCGGAAGCTATTGGGCACCTCCAGAACCTATACAGCCTCAACCTGTGTAACAACCTACTGAGCAGTATAGGACTCCCCAACGAGATCGGCCTCCTGCAGAAGCTGAGGAGCCTCAACCTGGGCATGAACCTCCTTGAAAGCATCCCGTCCTCCATCGCAGCCCTCAAGGAGCTGCGCCACCTGGGCCTGTTCAACAACCGCCTGACCCGGGTGCCCGAGTGCCTCCGCAACCTGCCCCACCTTGAGAGCGTCAACCTGAAGTGTAACCCAATCCCCTCGGGGGATGACAAAGGCATAGACCCCATCCAGAGGGTGGAATGTCTGTACCTGGTGAGGGAGAGCTGCCTGTGTACCTCCTGCCTCAAGAAGGTCAAAGACGCCAGGCAGAAGTTGGACAGCAGGCTAAGCAGAGCCCCTGCTCATGGGAGGTCCATCTTCGCCGGCCTGATCACACCCAACTCGGTGGCGCAGGAGGACCAGGCCACCTGGAGGTGA